In Capsicum annuum cultivar UCD-10X-F1 chromosome 11, UCD10Xv1.1, whole genome shotgun sequence, one genomic interval encodes:
- the LOC124888947 gene encoding uncharacterized protein LOC124888947, which translates to MIEVELFDVWGIDFIGPFVSLYGMRYILVVVDYVPNWVESISLSDKKGKEWLRSLKGTFSLDLGCHAPLLATVDLTFETECFELPCQMNASRQDWSRKLDDALWAYRMDYKTPIGMSPYQLVYGKECDLPIKLEHKALWALIRLNLNWNKATQLRLGKLNEMDEFRLGAYERANLYREKIKKYHDRRIAKRDFQNHDWMLQFNSRLNLFIGKLKSKWSGPFQVNQVYSSRVVELANEDGSVFKVNGQRLKLYIGSMDMMKRIATIYLNEV; encoded by the exons ATGATAGAGGTAGAATTGTTCGACGTTTGGGGCATCGACTTTATAGGGCCTTTTGTGAGTTTATATGGGATGAGATACATTCTAGTTGTTGTTGATTATGTACCAAACTGGGTTGAATCCATTTCTTTGTCTGACAAGAAGGGAAAAGAGTGGTTGCGTTCCTTAAAAGGAACATTTTCTCTAGATTTGGGGTGCCATGCACCATTATTAGCGACAGTGGATCTCACTTTTGAAACCGAGTGTTTCGAGCTGCCTTGCCAAA TGAATGCTAGCAGACAAGactggtctaggaagctggatgatgccttatgggcatacaGAATGGATTacaagacaccaattggcatgtcaccgtaCCAGTTAGTTTATGGTAAGGAATGTGATTTACCAATTAAATTGGAGCATAAGGCGCTGTGGGCACTTATAAggctgaatttgaattggaataaGGCAACACAATTGAGATTGGGtaagctgaatgagatggatgagttccgtCTTGGTGCTTATGAAAGAGCCAATCTTTACAGGGAGAAGATAAAGAAGTACCATGACCGGAGGATTGCAAAAAGAGATTTTCAAAATCATGATTGGATGCTTCAATTCAACTCTAGACTGAATCTATTTATAGGTAAGCTTAAATCGAAATGGTCGGGTCCATTCCAAGTTAATCAAGTCTATTCATCTAGAGTAGTTGAACTTGCAAATgaagatggaagtgtcttcaaagtgaaTGGGCAGCGACTGAAGTTGTATATCGGTTCAATGGACATGATGAAGCGCATAGCTACTATCTAtctcaatgaagtctga